One region of Terriglobales bacterium genomic DNA includes:
- the meaB gene encoding methylmalonyl Co-A mutase-associated GTPase MeaB gives MASHLQDWVSRIREGEVRALARAITSIENREADSVELLKALFPHSGKARVIGLTGAPGAGKSTLVDQLAREYRKAGKTIGIVAVDPTSPYTGGAILGDRIRMQAHHADQGIFIRSMATRGFLGGLARTTADVTSVLDAAGKDVVLVETVGVGQDEIDIVRLADVTVVILVPGMGDDVQTIKAGIMEIADVFVINKSDREGAERVEREIRAMQTLAIRKDNWTPPIVKTVASEGQGIGELAAAIAEYEKFQSKAGLAAKKRAENWRERLLEMLREALMERLLREQLGDGQLGKLAAEVAEHKRDPYALVEEIVGSVKKPRE, from the coding sequence ATGGCCTCCCATCTCCAGGACTGGGTCTCGCGCATCCGCGAGGGCGAGGTGCGCGCGCTGGCGCGCGCCATCACCTCGATCGAGAACCGCGAGGCCGACTCGGTCGAGCTGCTGAAGGCGCTGTTCCCACACTCCGGCAAAGCGCGCGTGATCGGACTGACGGGCGCGCCGGGCGCGGGCAAGAGCACGCTCGTCGACCAGCTCGCGCGCGAGTACCGCAAGGCGGGCAAAACCATCGGCATCGTCGCGGTGGACCCCACGTCGCCCTACACCGGCGGCGCCATCCTGGGCGACCGCATCCGGATGCAGGCGCATCATGCCGACCAAGGCATCTTCATCCGCTCGATGGCGACGCGCGGCTTCCTCGGCGGGCTGGCGCGCACCACCGCGGACGTGACCTCGGTGCTCGACGCCGCCGGCAAAGACGTGGTGCTGGTCGAAACGGTGGGCGTCGGGCAGGACGAGATCGACATCGTGCGGCTCGCCGACGTCACCGTAGTCATCCTGGTGCCCGGCATGGGCGACGACGTGCAGACCATCAAGGCCGGCATCATGGAGATCGCCGACGTCTTCGTGATCAACAAGAGCGACCGCGAGGGCGCGGAGCGCGTGGAGCGCGAGATCCGCGCGATGCAGACGCTCGCCATCCGCAAGGACAACTGGACGCCGCCCATCGTGAAGACGGTCGCGAGCGAAGGTCAGGGCATCGGCGAGCTCGCCGCCGCCATCGCGGAGTATGAGAAGTTCCAGTCCAAGGCGGGGCTGGCGGCGAAGAAGCGCGCCGAGAACTGGCGCGAGCGCCTGCTCGAGATGCTGCGCGAGGCGCTGATGGAGCGCCTGCTGCGCGAGCAGTTGGGCGACGGGCAGCTGGGGAAGCTG
- a CDS encoding acyl-CoA dehydrogenase — MDFQLNDEQLQLRKSVREFAEREILPNVMKWDEESRFPMETVKELGKLGLMGVIFPAELGGSGLGYVEYVIAIEELSRIDGSVGIIVAAHTSLCSNHIFIAGNDAQRKKYIPKLATGEFIGAWGLTEPGSGSDAGSARMTAVKKDKGWVLNGTKTFITNGHYADCAVVIAVTDKTAHTHGLSAFIVDKGTKGFRAGKKENKLGLRASDTSELIFEDCWVPAEALCGKEGDGFVDAMRVLDGGRISIAALGLGMAQGAYESALKYSQQRKQFGKAISEFQAIQWKLADMATEIEAARLLTMRAADMKDKGMKTTLESSMAKLYTSEVAVRCANESVQIHGGYGFIKDYPAEKFYRDVKLCTIGEGTSEIQRLVIARQLLKG; from the coding sequence TTGGATTTCCAGTTGAACGACGAGCAGCTACAGCTGCGCAAGAGCGTGCGTGAGTTCGCCGAGCGCGAGATCCTGCCCAACGTGATGAAGTGGGACGAGGAGTCGCGCTTCCCGATGGAGACCGTCAAGGAGCTCGGCAAGCTCGGGCTGATGGGCGTGATCTTCCCGGCGGAGCTCGGCGGCTCGGGGCTGGGCTACGTGGAGTACGTGATCGCGATCGAAGAGCTGTCGCGCATCGACGGCTCGGTCGGCATCATCGTGGCGGCGCACACCTCGCTGTGCTCGAACCACATCTTCATCGCCGGCAACGACGCGCAGCGGAAGAAGTACATCCCGAAGCTGGCGACCGGCGAGTTCATCGGCGCGTGGGGGTTGACCGAGCCGGGCTCGGGCTCCGACGCCGGCTCCGCGCGCATGACCGCGGTGAAGAAAGACAAAGGCTGGGTGCTGAACGGCACCAAGACATTCATCACCAACGGCCACTACGCCGACTGCGCGGTGGTGATCGCCGTGACCGACAAGACGGCGCACACGCACGGCCTCTCTGCCTTCATCGTGGACAAAGGGACCAAAGGTTTTCGCGCGGGGAAGAAGGAGAACAAGCTGGGGCTGCGCGCGTCGGACACGAGCGAACTCATCTTCGAAGACTGCTGGGTGCCGGCCGAGGCGCTGTGCGGCAAGGAAGGCGACGGCTTCGTGGACGCGATGCGCGTGCTCGACGGCGGACGCATCTCGATCGCGGCGCTCGGGTTGGGCATGGCGCAGGGCGCGTACGAGTCGGCGCTCAAGTACTCGCAGCAGCGCAAGCAGTTCGGCAAGGCCATCTCGGAGTTCCAGGCCATCCAGTGGAAGCTGGCCGACATGGCCACCGAGATCGAGGCCGCGCGGCTGCTCACCATGCGCGCCGCCGACATGAAGGACAAGGGCATGAAGACCACGCTCGAGTCCTCCATGGCGAAGCTGTACACCTCGGAGGTCGCGGTGCGCTGCGCCAACGAGAGTGTCCAGATCCACGGCGGCTACGGCTTCATCAAGGACTACCCGGCGGAGAAGTTCTACCGCGACGTCAAGCTGTGCACCATCGGCGAGGGCACCAGCGAGATCCAGCGGCTGGTGATCGCAAGGCAGCTGCTCAAGGGATAG
- a CDS encoding response regulator, which translates to MAKVLCVDCNPVLLEKWTAALRSAGHNVLSTASGKRALELFVQSELDLIVLDYRAREVYGGEVALRMRTLRPDVPILMLCGAYWWPPEAALKLVNGLHVKADGAQQLVDKVAEMLAKPDSAKISALGTTAAEGAVA; encoded by the coding sequence ATGGCGAAGGTACTCTGCGTCGATTGCAACCCGGTCCTGCTGGAGAAGTGGACTGCCGCGCTGCGATCCGCCGGTCACAACGTGCTTTCCACCGCGAGCGGCAAGCGCGCCCTCGAACTGTTCGTGCAATCGGAGCTCGACCTCATCGTGCTCGACTACCGGGCGCGCGAGGTGTACGGCGGCGAAGTCGCGCTGCGCATGCGCACGCTGCGGCCCGACGTGCCCATCCTCATGCTGTGCGGCGCGTACTGGTGGCCGCCGGAAGCGGCGCTCAAGCTGGTCAACGGCCTGCACGTGAAGGCCGACGGCGCGCAGCAACTGGTGGACAAGGTCGCCGAGATGCTCGCCAAGCCCGACAGCGCGAAGATCAGCGCGCTCGGCACGACCGCCGCGGAAGGCGCGGTGGCGTAG
- a CDS encoding DUF962 domain-containing protein, with protein sequence MSWYASYDNAHNHPVNRALHMLAIPVGFSSLIVVWFHWGIALLLIPAAFALAWTGHLIEGNQPATVRNPLHVLVAPVWLVRRLLGRGN encoded by the coding sequence ATGAGCTGGTACGCGAGTTACGACAACGCTCATAACCATCCAGTAAACCGAGCCCTCCACATGCTGGCCATCCCGGTGGGCTTCTCGTCGCTGATCGTGGTGTGGTTCCACTGGGGCATCGCGCTGCTGCTCATCCCGGCAGCGTTCGCGCTGGCCTGGACCGGGCACTTGATCGAGGGGAACCAGCCGGCTACGGTGAGGAACCCGCTGCACGTGCTGGTGGCGCCGGTGTGGCTGGTGCGGCGCCTGCTCGGACGAGGTAACTAG
- a CDS encoding GntG family PLP-dependent aldolase produces MTSQPAPVIDLRSDTVTKPTPAMRRAMAEAEVGDDVYAEDPTVNRLEQRAAEVLGREAAIFVPSGTMGNQIAIKLHTHHGQEVICDARAHILDWEMAMIGAFSGCITRTIPTADGILTWEMIAPRIRAKHYAFAQTGLIAIENTHNMAGGVVYPQAVADEICERARAAGIPVHLDGARIFNAAEALGKPVREVAGKADSVMFCLSKGLGAPVGSMLAGSREFIARARSVRKALGGGMRQAGILAAAGLLALEEMPKRLKDDHANARFLAEGLAKIPGVTIPNPPQTNIVVFEIDAKFGTAAELSRKLAERGLLVNPATSAQSLRFVTHLDVDRAACERALELLAATLRA; encoded by the coding sequence GCCGGCAATGCGGCGCGCGATGGCGGAGGCCGAGGTCGGCGACGACGTCTATGCGGAAGACCCGACGGTCAACCGGCTGGAGCAGCGCGCGGCCGAGGTGCTGGGCAGGGAAGCGGCCATCTTCGTCCCCAGCGGGACGATGGGGAACCAGATCGCCATCAAGCTGCACACGCACCACGGGCAGGAGGTGATCTGCGACGCGCGCGCGCACATCCTGGACTGGGAGATGGCGATGATCGGCGCGTTCTCCGGGTGCATCACGCGGACCATCCCGACGGCGGACGGCATCCTGACGTGGGAGATGATCGCGCCGCGCATCCGCGCGAAGCACTACGCGTTCGCGCAGACCGGGCTGATCGCGATCGAGAACACGCACAACATGGCGGGCGGCGTGGTGTATCCGCAGGCGGTGGCGGACGAGATCTGCGAGCGCGCGCGCGCAGCCGGGATCCCGGTGCATCTCGATGGCGCGCGCATCTTCAATGCTGCCGAGGCGCTGGGCAAGCCGGTGCGCGAGGTCGCGGGCAAGGCGGACTCCGTGATGTTCTGCCTGTCGAAGGGACTCGGGGCGCCGGTGGGGTCGATGCTGGCCGGCAGCCGCGAGTTCATCGCGCGCGCGCGCTCGGTGCGCAAGGCGCTCGGCGGAGGCATGCGGCAGGCCGGCATCCTCGCAGCTGCGGGACTGCTTGCGCTGGAGGAGATGCCGAAGCGCCTGAAAGACGACCACGCGAACGCTCGGTTCCTGGCGGAGGGTCTGGCGAAGATCCCGGGCGTGACCATCCCCAATCCGCCGCAGACCAACATCGTGGTGTTCGAGATCGACGCGAAGTTTGGGACGGCGGCGGAGCTTTCGCGCAAGCTCGCCGAGCGCGGGCTGCTGGTGAATCCGGCGACGAGCGCGCAGTCGCTGCGCTTCGTCACGCACCTGGACGTGGACCGGGCCGCGTGCGAGCGCGCGCTGGAGTTGCTGGCGGCGACCCTACGGGCCTAG